One window of Aerococcus tenax genomic DNA carries:
- the radC gene encoding RadC family protein: MDSKKTCIPIKTLPESARPRERLMEYGANSLPTYELLAIILRSGGKYGSAIQLAHKLLNHFEDLYQLKMAATEELLAIEGIGKAKAVELQAIFEFSKRLHQARLIKLGTIHSSQEAGDYYLSELADSHQEKVLVFYLNTKNEVIKKQIIFIGGLNMSVAHPREIYKEAVRVSAARIMVGHNHPSGNPEPSPEDIEFTRRLKEAGKIIGVELLDHLVVGHSSFISLREQGLL; this comes from the coding sequence ATGGATAGTAAAAAAACATGTATTCCTATTAAAACCTTGCCCGAATCGGCTAGACCGCGGGAGCGTTTAATGGAATATGGGGCCAATAGTTTGCCAACTTATGAATTGCTGGCTATTATTTTACGATCAGGGGGCAAATATGGGTCAGCCATCCAGTTAGCCCATAAACTCTTGAACCATTTTGAAGACTTATATCAATTGAAAATGGCTGCTACGGAAGAATTACTGGCCATTGAAGGCATTGGTAAGGCTAAGGCAGTGGAACTCCAGGCTATTTTTGAGTTCTCCAAGCGTTTACACCAAGCTCGGTTAATAAAATTGGGAACCATTCATTCAAGTCAGGAAGCAGGGGACTATTATCTCAGTGAATTAGCGGATAGCCATCAGGAGAAGGTCTTGGTTTTTTACTTAAATACTAAAAATGAAGTGATCAAAAAACAGATTATCTTTATCGGCGGGTTAAATATGTCGGTGGCCCATCCTCGGGAAATCTATAAAGAGGCGGTCAGGGTATCGGCGGCCCGGATCATGGTAGGCCACAATCACCCTTCAGGAAACCCAGAACCCTCCCCAGAAGATATCGAATTCACTCGCCGATTAAAGGAAGCAGGAAAAATAATAGGGGTTGAACTTTTGGACCATTTAGTGGTGGGGCATAGCTCTTTTATCAGTTTAAGAGAACAAGGTTTGCTGTGA
- a CDS encoding tRNA (mnm(5)s(2)U34)-methyltransferase, translating to MLKNVIEVSHHIIKGHLQTGMTALDATIGNGHDTLLLAQLVGQSGQIYGFDLQEQAIENTEALLEKHHCQKQVSLYHDSHAKISQYLKADDYLDLVIFNLGYLPKGDKSIITKPESTIPAIESSLSRLNPGGILLVAAYLGHPGGREEASAIQDFLSQIDQDQYSASHFEFLNQKHLPPKLFLVERRS from the coding sequence ATGTTAAAAAATGTGATCGAAGTCAGCCATCACATTATCAAAGGACATTTACAAACCGGCATGACCGCCTTAGACGCAACCATAGGGAACGGCCATGACACCTTACTCTTAGCCCAACTCGTCGGCCAGTCAGGCCAGATTTATGGCTTTGACCTCCAAGAACAAGCCATTGAAAACACTGAAGCTTTATTAGAAAAACATCACTGTCAAAAGCAAGTGAGTCTTTACCATGACTCTCACGCTAAAATTTCTCAGTATCTTAAGGCTGATGACTACTTGGACCTGGTCATTTTTAACTTGGGTTACCTCCCTAAGGGAGATAAAAGCATTATTACCAAGCCCGAGTCGACAATCCCAGCTATCGAGTCTAGTCTTTCACGTTTAAATCCCGGCGGAATCCTCTTAGTGGCGGCCTACTTGGGCCATCCTGGGGGAAGAGAAGAAGCTTCGGCGATTCAAGACTTCCTCAGTCAAATCGACCAAGATCAGTATAGCGCTAGTCACTTTGAATTCCTTAACCAAAAACACCTCCCCCCAAAATTATTTCTTGTCGAGAGGAGATCCTAA
- a CDS encoding LysM peptidoglycan-binding domain-containing protein has product MTGHQEKSKKLIKTSAVLLSSVVAIAGADALANYTPVQATTLAPTSNNFLNKILPYAYDLANQNDLYASVMMAQAALESGWGSSRLSQAPYNNLFGIKGNYKGKTANFNTLEDDGRGNYYQINDGFRMYPSYRESLIDYVGVLKNGTSWNPNFYSGAWKSNTNSYKDATAWLTGRYATDTSYGSKLNSIIAKNNLSQYDTPGKTISNKQTNSSQVSTPTAQPGGRSYVVRPGDGLWTVARQLGTSIEAVKQANGLSSNLIYPGQVLYAGGSSSSPVKANTSSPVRPSSPAAKPAQSAKQSYRVQAGDGLWTVAKNLGTTIEAVKAANGLTSNFIYPGQVLYAPGQKQNSASPVVTNTNKQSQGQSNAGYKSYTVQAGDGLWTVARHLGMTVDTLKAKYGLTSNFIYPGQVFTNQTSQGSHKPSNNSPAANTPRPSHNGSQAGVYQVQAGDTLYRIARNQGLTVNQLKEMNGLTSNAIYVGQKLNLAAKAAYQPTAKSGVSASQATSAPTPSQRPASPKPVSQVQAANTYQIKAGDNLYRIALNHGVSLNQLLAANQLKANSLILPGQQLVIPQ; this is encoded by the coding sequence ATGACAGGTCATCAAGAAAAGTCCAAGAAACTTATTAAGACCAGTGCGGTTTTATTGAGCTCCGTAGTTGCTATTGCTGGGGCCGATGCATTGGCAAACTATACACCCGTCCAAGCAACGACTTTGGCACCTACTAGTAATAATTTTCTTAATAAAATTTTACCTTACGCCTATGACTTAGCCAATCAAAATGACCTTTATGCTTCTGTGATGATGGCACAAGCAGCCTTAGAATCAGGCTGGGGATCTAGCCGCTTATCTCAAGCACCCTATAATAATCTCTTTGGTATCAAGGGGAATTATAAAGGAAAAACGGCTAATTTTAACACCCTAGAGGATGATGGTCGCGGAAATTATTATCAAATTAATGATGGCTTTCGGATGTATCCATCTTACCGGGAATCCCTCATCGATTATGTTGGCGTCCTAAAAAATGGGACTTCTTGGAACCCTAATTTCTATAGTGGAGCCTGGAAGAGCAACACCAATTCCTATAAGGATGCCACAGCTTGGTTAACCGGTCGCTATGCAACTGATACTTCCTATGGCAGCAAATTAAATAGCATTATCGCTAAGAATAATTTAAGCCAATACGATACGCCAGGGAAAACGATTAGCAACAAGCAAACAAATTCCAGCCAAGTAAGCACGCCTACAGCTCAACCAGGCGGACGGTCCTATGTGGTGAGACCTGGTGACGGCCTATGGACAGTAGCTCGCCAACTGGGAACTAGTATTGAGGCAGTCAAACAAGCTAACGGCCTCAGTTCCAACCTGATTTATCCAGGCCAAGTCCTTTACGCTGGGGGAAGCTCATCCAGTCCAGTTAAGGCAAACACGAGCTCACCAGTAAGGCCTTCTAGCCCTGCTGCTAAGCCCGCTCAGTCTGCCAAACAATCCTATAGGGTCCAAGCTGGCGATGGTTTGTGGACGGTTGCTAAGAACTTGGGAACAACCATTGAAGCAGTTAAAGCTGCTAATGGCTTAACTTCTAACTTTATCTACCCTGGTCAGGTTCTCTATGCTCCTGGGCAAAAACAAAACTCAGCTAGCCCAGTAGTGACAAATACCAATAAGCAATCTCAAGGTCAAAGCAATGCAGGCTACAAGTCTTACACCGTCCAAGCTGGGGACGGCTTGTGGACAGTGGCACGGCATTTGGGTATGACTGTGGATACGTTAAAGGCTAAGTATGGCTTAACTTCGAATTTCATTTATCCAGGCCAAGTCTTTACTAACCAAACTAGCCAAGGCAGTCATAAGCCATCTAACAATAGCCCAGCTGCCAATACCCCAAGACCAAGTCATAATGGTAGTCAGGCAGGGGTCTACCAAGTCCAAGCTGGGGACACCCTCTACCGCATTGCCCGTAACCAAGGCCTGACTGTGAATCAGTTAAAAGAAATGAACGGCTTAACTTCCAATGCGATTTATGTAGGGCAAAAATTGAATTTAGCGGCTAAAGCTGCTTATCAACCCACAGCTAAGTCAGGAGTAAGTGCTAGTCAAGCAACTAGTGCACCAACCCCTAGTCAAAGACCAGCCAGCCCTAAGCCAGTCAGTCAAGTTCAAGCGGCCAATACTTATCAAATTAAGGCCGGCGATAACTTATATCGAATTGCACTTAACCATGGCGTTTCCTTAAACCAATTACTGGCAGCCAATCAATTAAAGGCCAACTCATTGATTTTACCTGGCCAACAATTGGTTATTCCACAATAA
- a CDS encoding hotdog family protein: MEENQNQKRRFQVGDTFSTTESFRERDIMLYMGVTDDHNPLYLPGKEGAQIPPIALIGAVTRTVSGQFPGPHSDLVELNFTINNPIYHHVTLTFHFEILRVDELKGYLTIHVITNNETTGEKNVMDAMLTVLPQYMDH; the protein is encoded by the coding sequence ATGGAAGAAAATCAAAATCAGAAAAGAAGATTTCAAGTGGGCGATACTTTTTCCACAACGGAATCTTTTCGTGAACGCGATATCATGCTCTACATGGGAGTAACGGATGATCATAATCCCCTTTATTTACCTGGTAAGGAGGGTGCCCAAATTCCGCCTATTGCTCTAATTGGAGCCGTAACTCGGACAGTTTCAGGTCAATTCCCTGGCCCCCATTCAGATTTGGTGGAATTGAATTTTACGATTAATAATCCCATCTATCATCATGTGACCCTGACCTTTCATTTTGAAATTTTAAGAGTTGATGAATTAAAGGGCTATCTCACTATTCATGTCATTACTAATAATGAAACCACGGGAGAAAAAAATGTTATGGATGCCATGCTAACCGTTCTTCCCCAATATATGGACCATTAA